The region GTAACAATGAAACCAATATGAGCCTGGCTTTCCATTAAGAAAGTACATTTAGTATATTCACATTGATGGAGGTTATACTCTGCTGCTATATTTTTAGTTAATGCAATATACCCAAATTATAGAAATTAAAAAGCTTAAGGTTGTCAGTTGATTATCTCTTTACACCCAGAACTATTGATGGTTGAGCTTATTATATTTTTGTACATTGAAAGTGTAACTTAACTCCAACTTATGATAGTTGAGTTTATTATATTTTTCTAAATGTTGCTTTTCAGCTCATCGCTAGGGCCTGCCTGCTGAATCTGTCTTTCTGTGCTATTATGTGTGGTCCAATGAATTCATCACCGGAGGCCAATGAAATAGAATATGGTGGAGATGGGACAATTGTATCTGATATGTTTTCACTGCTGTCGCTGTGTGGCTCATATTTGAACAAGGAGTCGAAGCAGAACAGTAATCAGAAATGCAAACTGTCCAATCCTCATGCCCTTGTAGTGCACTGTTGTCTTGCATTGGCAACAATAGCAGCGTGTCTGAAGTCGGAGGGGAAATCTTCAGCATCAATTATTTTAACAAGTTCCCACAAGAAACAGCGGTCCCGGCTTTCTGTTCTTGCGCACCTCTCTTCAGCTGATGATACAGTGAAGAGTTGCCTGCAGCCGCACTGTGCAGCTGCAACACTTGCACTGTCAACGCTTATTTCACTTGAAAATGGAGGGCAAACCAGATCTTCCCTATGTGAAACTGCCCTTGCTTTGTTTCCTCGTATGGCAACACTGCACACCTTGCTGAAGCTTTGGCTATCTGATGGAAGTGAGGAACTTTGCAGATATAATGCTGGTTTACTGAATCTGTTTGGCCTTCGTGATGGGAGTATCGGGCTGTTGGAAACTAGATTGAAATGGGGTGGACCATTGGCTGTCGAACAAGCCTGCTCAGTTGGTATCCCACAGCTCCTAATTCGTTTGCTTACCGATGGTTTCTCAAGGGAGCCTTCTGATGGAAAAGAAGTTTCAACACACCGCAGTGGATTATCACCGTTGGGAGTTGCCTGGACTCTTTCAGCTTTATCTCAATGCCTTCCTGGTGGCATTTTCCGTGAAATTTTGTATAAAAGGGAACATCTAAAGCTGTTGACTGACATGCTGTCTGATACGCACCTCAAGGTTTTGGCAGCTTGGACTGGTCTTGGTGGTGGGAAAAAGGGAGTACGGGAACTGATAAATTCAGTTGTTGATATTTTGGCATTCCCATTTGTCGCAGTGCAGAGTTCTCCAAACATGCCATCAACATCGGCATCCATCAATAGTGGTTTTCTCCTCAACATTGGATCACCTGGGGGAAGAATTGGTACTGAGAACAAGGAAATGCTCAAAACTATAGAGCATAATATGCCTCAATACTTTCAAGTTCTCCTAGAGGTCTGACTAACTGACTTTGAACTTGTTCTTGTTCAGAAGTACTCATTTCCATAACCTTTCTCCTTTTCCTGTTCAGGTTGGTGTTCCTGGTTGTATACTTCGCTGTCTTGATTATCTCAATATGGAAGACATATCAAGGCCCTTGGCCATTGTGGCCAAAATGGTGGGCTACCGTCCACTTGCATTGCAGCTTCTAAGAGAAGGTCTTCTCAATCCATCTAGAGTAGCAAAGCTACTCAAAGGTCCTCTTGCTAAGGAGACTTTGCTCGACTTCCTCATGATAGTTTCTGATCTTGCACGCATGTCAAAGGTTCGTCTTTTGTTGGCCTGTTTTGCACATCGAGATATCAAAATTTGCTGGATATGCATTGTGACACACGGGTTATGCTACTGCCTCAGGACTTCTATGAGCCCATCAACAAGGCAGGCATGGTTGAATATTTGAAGAACTTTCTATCAAATGAGGACCCCGATATAAGAGCAAAAGCTTGCAGTGCCATTGGCAACATGTGCCGACACAGTCCCTACTTCTATGGTCCATTTGTAAGACAGGATTTAGTTATCTATTTATTTGCAGATTAAAGTTTAATGGAAGGGATATTTAACCTTGTTATCTGGGAACAGGCAGCAAATAAGGTGATTGAGCTTGTAGTTGACAGGTGTTCTGACCCTGACAAGCGGACGCGGAAGTTTGCATGTTTTGCTGTAAGTTTGTAAACTGGCTTCTGATTGTTGTATTTTTATCTTCATACTGAGATGATAATCCTCAATCCTGTTAATGTATTCGTGATTGATTTTGGAACCTAATTTAGCTGTTGATATTTCAGGTAGGCAATGCTGCTTATCACAATGACAAGCTGTATGAAGAACTCAGACGATCTATACCTCAGCTCACTAAGCTACTTCTTGCTCCTGAGGAAGATAAAACCAAAGGCAATGCTGCAGGGGCCCTGAGTAATCTAGCCAGGAACTCTGATGTACTCTGTGGAGACATTGTATCCCAAGGCGCAATTCAGGTTTGCCACCCCTTGCGTACTGCTCATGATTCATGTTCTGTCATGTCATGTCTTCCAGTCCTTGCACTTTTTACTTTTAGCGTAAAGGGAGGAAACCGACATCCATACTTCATAGATTCTTTTTCTTGATATATGGTGAAGGTACTAAACAGCAATGCCTTTTGGTGCTCGGGTTCCATGAAGCCCGTTTTGTCTTGAAAAATTCAGAAAAACATGATTCAACgtttaaaaaaactgaaaaaaattccACAGTATCATACGGATGTATACTGCATGTGTGCAAATATTCATGAAGAAATACATTGACGCGCAAGCTAcacaaaaaaagacaaatcggtgattttgaaaatagtgaacAGTGTCTGCACACACTGCACTATATAAAACCGACGATTTTCACTTTTTTGTGTAGCTTGCGAGTCAATGTATTTTCTCATGAAATTTTACTTGAAATGTGATTTTTGAATGTTTCAAAGAAAAGGGCTCCATGGAGGCTGAGCAAAACGCTTCACTCAGCTACTAATGGGCTATACCCGCATAAGTCAATTACTGTCATCTCAGTGTTTGCAAAAGTGGCAGGTCTGCTATTGCTTCATTCCATCGAGTTCTACTGTATCCGAACATCGTTTTTAAGAAGTTGAATGGATCAGATACATATTTAAAAATTGAAATATATGTATTCGTACCATGTGTCAACAAAACTAACCTAATGCTTTGGTCGTCTATTCAGTGGTAAATTGCCGATTCTTAATTTCTTCAACGGTTGCTCTTTCTGATACTCATCAGACACTCTCATCCCTTGACTTATTGATGTGCAGGCCCTACTGAAGATGGTCAGCAGCTACTCCGCGGTTGCTCTGAGCCCCAGCAGAAAGGATGCTCTGACCGAATCCCCACTAAGAATCGTGCTCTTCGCGCTGCGCAAGATGTGCGACCACACCGTCTGCAGGCTCTTCCTGCGGTCATCCGAGCTGCTCCCGATCATTGTGCACCTCAGGCAGTCGCCTGATCAAACGATCTCCGAGTACGCCTCCGCCATCGCCAGTAAAGCGAACCAAGCTTGACGAGTTTCGCCTGGCAGGCGCACCGCGAGAGGGTCCTATTCTGTAACGTAGCAGTCGTTCAGTTTTGCTGAACAATTCTGCAATCCATTCTGTTTCTGGAATTGTAACTTATTAGAACAGTATCACGGTCCGGCGTACCGAATTGTTCATGTATGTAAGATCTCCCTCTTTTGCcatgtatatatacatatatgcaGCACCAAATCGGTTCAAAAAGTCTCTAATCACATgccattttttatttttaaacaaGAGCTTCCCACACAGATCACATTCGTTTGCAGTTGCACGAGTCGATTGGCGTCAGAAGAGCCAGTGAGGCACCTTCCTCGGCAGCACGCGCTCTTCGATCGTCCTCAAGGTGGGCTTCCATGGCCCGCTGCGCGTCAGCTCCTGGCTCAGGAACACCGGCTGGTGGCCACCGAGCCCGCCC is a window of Triticum dicoccoides isolate Atlit2015 ecotype Zavitan chromosome 2B, WEW_v2.0, whole genome shotgun sequence DNA encoding:
- the LOC119362299 gene encoding serine/threonine-protein kinase TIO-like: MGVEDYHVVELVGEGSFGKVYKGRRKYSRQTVAMKFILKHGKSDKDIHNLRQEIEILRKLKHENIIEMIDAFETPQEFCVVTEFAQGELFEVLEDDKCLPEEQVQAIAKQLVKALHYLHSNRIIHRDMKPQNILIGKGSIVKLCDFGFARAMSANTVVLRSIKGTPLYMAPELVREQPYNHTADLWSLGVILYELFVGQPPFYTNSVYALIRHIVKDPVKYPDNMSANFKSFLKGLLNKLPQSRLSWPALLEHPFVKDDSMDLVADTQSTPFEVKRSEATRKADEIQTSKNQPAAAEPPSRNAANNTESDLDKQKSSKKDGPTSTTDDHHGSSPGAISDAPSERTALDKLEKTSQTVNGANSIIGDSAVLSTVLSPIKNWLSNPPSSPRELNIDGANQSLRIVKNLIEAGSYQSCAALDDIICLFLEFTSLIIRMKLSGAYSLAVKCLAIARKLLDTNEGAVLNSYGRHWSSLCDLYSQILVSTVDPSGRISRESTACLALMLSRAISVLKASISSESPNPVEESLINIIDHARKSQLLELLCECLIASGSDIISGSTNMVPAACEACKAIWYLAHAVDIVSLGAHNFSFPLASSWRQGHSKLDGKMQEQDSLPDSNSSSLINIFVKSFLASRPMQIAVYHCLHNGLESAIHASLQLIARACLLNLSFCAIMCGPMNSSPEANEIEYGGDGTIVSDMFSLLSLCGSYLNKESKQNSNQKCKLSNPHALVVHCCLALATIAACLKSEGKSSASIILTSSHKKQRSRLSVLAHLSSADDTVKSCLQPHCAAATLALSTLISLENGGQTRSSLCETALALFPRMATLHTLLKLWLSDGSEELCRYNAGLLNLFGLRDGSIGLLETRLKWGGPLAVEQACSVGIPQLLIRLLTDGFSREPSDGKEVSTHRSGLSPLGVAWTLSALSQCLPGGIFREILYKREHLKLLTDMLSDTHLKVLAAWTGLGGGKKGVRELINSVVDILAFPFVAVQSSPNMPSTSASINSGFLLNIGSPGGRIGTENKEMLKTIEHNMPQYFQVLLEVGVPGCILRCLDYLNMEDISRPLAIVAKMVGYRPLALQLLREGLLNPSRVAKLLKGPLAKETLLDFLMIVSDLARMSKDFYEPINKAGMVEYLKNFLSNEDPDIRAKACSAIGNMCRHSPYFYGPFAANKVIELVVDRCSDPDKRTRKFACFAVGNAAYHNDKLYEELRRSIPQLTKLLLAPEEDKTKGNAAGALSNLARNSDVLCGDIVSQGAIQALLKMVSSYSAVALSPSRKDALTESPLRIVLFALRKMCDHTVCRLFLRSSELLPIIVHLRQSPDQTISEYASAIASKANQA